A stretch of the Streptococcus suis genome encodes the following:
- a CDS encoding alanine racemase, whose product MIESDHRPSYIEVQLDAIAANLEQVIEPLPRKTQAFAVIKANAYGHGAVAVSRRLASQVAGFCVSNLDEAFELRQAGIEHPILILGVIPVDDLHLALKLNISVTLASLEWLELVKASGQDLAGLAVHVKLDTGMGRIGFRDWSELEKVLDLMSEMDLEFEGIFTHFATADEEDAHYFHEQLTRFKEWLDRLPELPRWIHASNSATSIWHADTVFNMVRLGDVLYGLNPSGRTLDLPFKLQPALGLYSELVHVKQVEAGTFLGYGSTYQSSETEWIGTIPVGYADGVVRRLQGFHVLVDGQYCEIIGRISMDQMTIRLPKSYQVGTKVTLIGREEDKEITVQEWADYVGTINYEIVCLLTDRLPRKHQ is encoded by the coding sequence ATGATTGAAAGTGACCATCGACCCAGTTATATTGAGGTTCAATTAGATGCTATAGCAGCTAATCTTGAACAAGTGATTGAACCTTTGCCTAGAAAGACACAAGCATTTGCAGTTATTAAAGCAAATGCTTATGGACATGGTGCTGTTGCAGTATCTCGACGGTTAGCGAGCCAAGTAGCAGGTTTTTGTGTTTCAAACCTGGATGAAGCGTTCGAATTACGTCAGGCTGGAATAGAGCACCCAATCTTGATTTTGGGAGTTATACCTGTTGACGATCTGCATTTAGCATTGAAGTTAAATATCAGTGTCACTCTTGCAAGTTTAGAGTGGTTAGAGCTGGTTAAAGCATCTGGTCAGGATCTAGCTGGTTTAGCTGTTCATGTTAAACTAGATACTGGAATGGGGAGAATTGGATTCAGAGACTGGTCTGAGTTGGAGAAAGTGCTTGATCTTATGAGTGAGATGGATCTTGAATTTGAGGGTATTTTTACTCATTTTGCAACAGCAGATGAAGAAGATGCACATTACTTCCACGAGCAATTGACACGTTTTAAGGAATGGTTAGATAGGTTACCGGAATTGCCTCGTTGGATACATGCAAGTAATTCAGCTACAAGTATCTGGCATGCAGATACGGTGTTTAACATGGTTCGATTAGGGGATGTTCTGTATGGTCTAAATCCTAGTGGACGTACCTTAGACCTACCATTCAAGCTCCAACCTGCACTGGGATTGTACTCTGAACTCGTACATGTTAAGCAAGTCGAGGCTGGTACCTTTCTTGGATATGGGTCAACGTATCAGAGTTCTGAGACTGAGTGGATAGGTACTATTCCTGTTGGATACGCTGATGGTGTAGTGCGAAGACTCCAAGGTTTCCATGTTCTGGTCGATGGTCAATATTGTGAAATTATTGGACGTATTTCCATGGATCAAATGACGATCCGTTTGCCGAAATCATATCAAGTTGGAACAAAAGTAACCTTGATAGGCCGTGAAGAAGACAAGGAAATAACGGTTCAAGAATGGGCTGATTATGTTGGCACGATAAATTATGAGATTGTATGTTTATTGACAGATCGTTTGCCTCGTAAACATCAATAA
- the nagA gene encoding N-acetylglucosamine-6-phosphate deacetylase, which produces MVSYIKAKSIILADSEKVDAYLEITDDGQFGHIITEKPDGNIIDYSDYHIAPGLVDTHIHGYASHDVMDNDFEGIKVISDGLLACGVTSWLPTTLTDSTENLDAVCETIGQHAGEETGAKIQGIFLEGPFFTEKYKGAQNPKYMSDPSIEKLDRWHSLSNGLVNKIAIAPEREGVKEFIEFANSKAIHTALAHSDATFAQAQAAVEAGANVFVHVYNGMSGLHHREPGMVGAALSLHDVYAEMICDGHHVHPAAAEIVVKARGAKETVLITDCMRAGGMGEGESRLGEFEVIVKDGTARLKESGSLAGSILELIEAVQNVVSWGLVSLPDALRMASLAPARSVNIDHICGLIAEGRAADFIVVDDAGHLKATYLDGVKRFG; this is translated from the coding sequence ATGGTTAGCTACATCAAAGCAAAATCAATTATTCTTGCAGATAGTGAGAAAGTTGATGCATATTTGGAAATTACTGATGATGGGCAGTTCGGTCACATTATTACCGAAAAACCAGATGGAAATATAATAGATTACTCAGACTATCATATTGCACCGGGCTTGGTGGATACGCATATCCACGGCTATGCGTCACATGATGTGATGGATAATGATTTTGAAGGAATTAAAGTTATTTCAGATGGCTTGCTAGCCTGTGGTGTTACTTCTTGGCTGCCGACAACACTGACAGATTCGACTGAAAATTTAGATGCAGTCTGTGAAACGATTGGTCAACATGCAGGTGAAGAAACAGGGGCTAAAATTCAAGGTATCTTTTTGGAAGGGCCATTCTTTACAGAAAAATACAAGGGCGCTCAAAATCCTAAGTATATGAGTGATCCTTCTATTGAGAAGTTAGACCGCTGGCATAGTCTATCGAATGGTTTGGTGAATAAGATTGCTATTGCTCCAGAACGAGAAGGAGTTAAAGAATTCATTGAATTTGCAAATAGCAAAGCTATTCATACCGCTTTAGCACACAGTGATGCAACCTTTGCTCAGGCGCAGGCTGCGGTTGAAGCAGGTGCTAATGTTTTTGTTCATGTCTATAATGGTATGAGTGGACTTCATCATCGTGAACCTGGCATGGTCGGTGCAGCTTTAAGTTTACATGATGTTTATGCAGAAATGATTTGTGACGGACATCATGTTCATCCAGCAGCAGCGGAAATTGTGGTTAAGGCCCGTGGAGCAAAAGAGACAGTTCTAATCACTGACTGTATGAGAGCCGGAGGTATGGGCGAGGGTGAATCAAGACTTGGGGAATTTGAAGTCATTGTTAAAGATGGAACGGCTCGCCTCAAAGAAAGTGGAAGTTTAGCAGGTTCTATTTTGGAATTGATTGAAGCTGTACAAAATGTGGTGAGCTGGGGATTGGTCAGCCTTCCCGATGCATTACGTATGGCTTCATTAGCACCAGCACGTTCTGTCAACATTGATCATATTTGTGGCCTAATTGCTGAAGGTCGTGCAGCTGATTTTATTGTAGTAGATGATGCAGGTCATCTGAAAGCTACTTATTTAGATGGTGTGAAACGGTTCGGCTAA
- a CDS encoding aspartate kinase, whose protein sequence is MKVVKFGGSSLASAGQLEKVFNIVQSDSERRFVVVSAPGKRNAEDTKVTDALIKYYREYVDGKDVTASQEWIINRYQAMVDELGFSANSMKKIAENIISLANLPINDNEFLYDTFLSAGEDNNAKLIAEYFTFRGLPARYVHPKKAGIIVSSEPGNARILPSSYDKIEELRNAEEVLVIPGFFGVTVDNQICTFSRGGSDITGSIVAAGVKADLYENFTDVDGIFAAHPGIIKHPHSIKELTYREMRELAYAGFSVLHDEALLPAYRGRIPLVIKNTNNPSHPGTRIVLDHTDQTLPVVGIAADDGFVSINISKYLMNREVGFGRKVLQILEDLNIRFEHMPTGIDDLSIVLRNRELTPIKEAEILRQLKTKMEVDKAEIEHGLSIIMIVGENMKSHVGVTATATSALSDQNINLAMISQGASEVSVMFVVKTEEKEKALQALYAAFFN, encoded by the coding sequence ATGAAAGTGGTAAAATTTGGTGGAAGTTCCCTTGCTTCTGCCGGTCAATTAGAAAAAGTATTCAACATTGTTCAATCGGATTCTGAACGCCGTTTTGTTGTTGTTTCAGCACCTGGAAAACGCAATGCCGAAGATACAAAGGTTACAGATGCATTAATTAAGTATTACAGAGAATATGTTGATGGGAAAGATGTAACAGCAAGCCAAGAGTGGATTATCAACCGTTACCAGGCAATGGTCGATGAACTTGGTTTTTCAGCTAATAGCATGAAGAAAATTGCTGAAAACATCATTTCTCTTGCCAACTTACCAATTAATGATAACGAATTCCTTTACGATACTTTTTTATCCGCTGGGGAAGATAACAATGCAAAATTAATCGCTGAATACTTTACTTTTAGAGGGTTACCAGCACGCTATGTTCATCCGAAAAAGGCTGGCATTATTGTAAGTTCTGAACCAGGAAATGCACGAATTCTTCCTTCGAGCTATGATAAAATTGAAGAATTGCGAAATGCAGAGGAAGTTTTGGTCATCCCTGGATTCTTTGGGGTGACTGTTGACAATCAAATTTGTACCTTCTCACGGGGTGGATCTGATATCACAGGATCCATCGTTGCTGCAGGGGTTAAGGCAGATCTGTATGAAAATTTTACAGATGTAGATGGGATCTTTGCTGCTCACCCTGGAATTATCAAACACCCACACTCTATCAAAGAACTAACCTATCGTGAGATGCGTGAATTAGCATATGCAGGTTTCTCCGTTCTTCATGATGAGGCCCTTCTTCCTGCTTATCGCGGTCGTATTCCATTGGTTATTAAAAATACCAATAACCCTAGCCACCCAGGTACTAGAATTGTTCTTGATCATACAGATCAAACCCTCCCTGTCGTTGGGATTGCTGCAGATGATGGTTTTGTCAGCATCAATATTTCTAAATACCTCATGAACCGTGAAGTCGGATTCGGGCGCAAAGTCCTTCAAATTTTAGAGGATTTAAACATTCGTTTTGAACATATGCCAACTGGTATTGATGATTTGTCCATCGTACTTAGAAATAGAGAATTGACACCAATCAAAGAAGCTGAAATTCTACGTCAATTGAAAACAAAAATGGAAGTTGATAAGGCTGAAATCGAACACGGCTTGTCTATTATCATGATCGTCGGTGAAAATATGAAGAGCCATGTCGGTGTAACTGCGACCGCAACTAGTGCCTTATCCGACCAAAATATTAATTTAGCTATGATTTCACAAGGTGCTAGTGAAGTTTCTGTCATGTTCGTAGTCAAAACAGAAGAAAAAGAAAAAGCTTTACAGGCATTATATGCAGCCTTTTTTAACTAA
- a CDS encoding HAD family phosphatase, producing MVKAIIFDMDGVIFDTESFYFQRRIDFLLTKGLSVSHLKPSFFIGGRAGQVWQRILGDDYEKWDVPVLEEEYRIYKENRPTPYAERVFPDVKSVLERLSLHPVPLVLASNTDRIDIERALKETGIRSYFSQIYSAMDCVAPKPDPAVYEQAAKATGVPKSDILVFEDSAKGIEAAKAAGLTVWAIRDQQFGMDQSKADKLVDSLEQALEWLQL from the coding sequence ATGGTAAAAGCAATTATTTTTGACATGGATGGAGTAATTTTTGATACAGAATCATTTTATTTTCAGCGGCGTATAGATTTCTTGCTGACGAAAGGGTTGTCAGTGAGTCATCTGAAACCATCCTTTTTTATTGGAGGGCGTGCTGGTCAAGTATGGCAACGTATTTTAGGAGATGATTACGAAAAATGGGATGTTCCTGTGTTGGAGGAGGAGTACCGAATTTATAAGGAGAATCGTCCCACACCTTACGCTGAACGAGTATTTCCAGATGTCAAGTCTGTCTTAGAGCGACTCAGTTTACATCCTGTCCCGCTTGTTCTGGCATCAAATACTGATCGAATTGATATTGAGAGAGCCTTGAAAGAAACGGGAATTCGCTCGTATTTCAGTCAAATCTATTCAGCAATGGATTGTGTAGCACCCAAACCAGATCCAGCTGTTTATGAACAAGCTGCAAAAGCAACAGGGGTTCCAAAATCGGACATTTTGGTTTTTGAAGATAGCGCCAAAGGGATTGAGGCCGCAAAAGCAGCTGGTTTAACTGTATGGGCTATTCGTGATCAACAGTTTGGAATGGATCAATCCAAAGCGGATAAGTTGGTTGATAGCCTTGAACAGGCCTTGGAATGGCTACAACTTTAA
- a CDS encoding enoyl-CoA hydratase, translating to MAYQTIRYEVIDSIAILTLDRPDVSNGFNIPMCEEILNAIQLAENDETVKILQIQAEGSVFSVGGDLVEMKRAVDEDDIGSLVKIAELVNNISFALKKIPKIVLMVTNGAVAGAAANMAVAADFVIASSKTKFIQAFVGVGLAPDAGGIFLLSRAIGSNRASQLAITGEGLSADKALEYGIVYKLAEPEKLEKIVAQVVKKLLRGSVNSYAAIKQLVWESQFKDWESYRQLELAMQESLAYKEDFKEGVRAHAERRRPIFIGK from the coding sequence ATGGCCTACCAAACTATTCGCTATGAAGTAATCGATTCAATTGCTATTTTGACTCTCGATAGACCTGATGTGTCAAATGGGTTTAATATTCCCATGTGTGAGGAAATATTAAATGCCATTCAACTTGCAGAAAATGATGAAACTGTAAAAATCTTACAAATTCAAGCAGAGGGCTCCGTTTTCTCAGTAGGGGGAGATCTGGTGGAGATGAAGCGTGCCGTAGATGAAGATGATATTGGTTCGCTCGTCAAAATTGCTGAGCTCGTCAATAATATTTCGTTTGCGCTGAAGAAAATACCTAAAATTGTTTTAATGGTAACAAATGGTGCGGTTGCTGGAGCAGCTGCCAATATGGCAGTAGCGGCAGACTTTGTTATTGCATCAAGTAAAACAAAGTTCATTCAAGCCTTTGTAGGTGTTGGGCTAGCCCCAGATGCGGGTGGCATCTTCTTGCTTAGTCGGGCGATTGGTAGCAATCGTGCTAGTCAATTAGCCATTACTGGAGAAGGGTTATCCGCTGATAAGGCCCTGGAATATGGTATTGTTTATAAACTGGCTGAGCCAGAAAAATTAGAGAAGATAGTTGCCCAAGTGGTAAAAAAACTCTTGCGTGGCTCTGTTAACTCCTATGCTGCCATTAAACAATTGGTTTGGGAAAGTCAGTTTAAGGACTGGGAGTCATATCGTCAATTGGAGTTAGCCATGCAAGAATCTCTAGCTTATAAAGAGGATTTTAAAGAAGGTGTTCGGGCACATGCTGAACGTCGGAGACCGATATTTATCGGGAAATAA
- a CDS encoding MarR family transcriptional regulator has product MKDPKVNDYLTAIFNNVLVIEETSLRSSRFNDISIKEMHTIDVIGNIDGATPSDVARTLMVTLGTVTTSLNNLERKGYVERIRSTKDRRVVHIYLTKKGRLVYRLHQRFHNEMVKQITDGMDDTEYQVMKKGLMKLYHFLEDLK; this is encoded by the coding sequence TTGAAAGATCCAAAAGTGAATGACTATTTAACGGCCATTTTTAATAATGTGTTAGTGATTGAAGAAACAAGTCTGCGTAGTAGCCGATTTAATGACATTTCCATAAAAGAAATGCACACGATTGATGTGATTGGAAATATTGATGGGGCTACACCGAGTGATGTAGCTCGGACTTTGATGGTTACTTTGGGAACCGTGACAACCAGCCTGAATAATTTGGAACGAAAAGGATACGTGGAACGGATTCGTTCGACCAAAGACAGGCGTGTGGTGCATATCTATTTAACAAAGAAGGGCCGATTAGTCTATCGATTGCATCAAAGATTTCATAATGAAATGGTGAAACAAATCACGGATGGAATGGATGATACGGAATACCAAGTAATGAAGAAAGGACTCATGAAACTCTATCACTTCTTGGAGGATTTGAAATGA
- a CDS encoding ketoacyl-ACP synthase III — translation MRTYAKISQVAHYLPKKIVTNDDLVQQMDTSDEWIRSRTGIRQRHVATDETTSELASQVAKKLLEKSQLDASDIDFIIVATITPDASMPSTAAMVQAAIGAKKAFAYDLVAACSGFVFALSTAEKMLASGVYKRGLVIGAETLSRSVDWSDRSTAVLFGDGAGGVLLEACEQPSFLAEILRTDGGRGASLTAGIDQKETPFSTQSRQQPFIQMEGRAIFEFATRDVTATMAELLEQADMTVDCVDYFLLHQANIRILDKMARKLGVAREKFPANMDKYGNTSAASLPILLSECVESGMLRLDGSQTVLMAGFGGGLTWGTLLLQL, via the coding sequence ATGAGAACCTATGCTAAAATCAGTCAGGTAGCCCACTACCTTCCGAAGAAGATTGTGACCAATGATGATTTAGTCCAGCAAATGGATACCAGTGATGAATGGATTCGTAGCCGTACAGGTATCAGACAACGACATGTTGCTACGGACGAGACAACTAGTGAATTAGCTAGTCAGGTAGCAAAGAAATTATTAGAAAAGTCTCAACTAGATGCTTCTGATATTGATTTCATCATCGTCGCAACGATTACTCCAGATGCATCCATGCCATCAACGGCAGCTATGGTTCAAGCAGCAATTGGTGCGAAAAAGGCTTTTGCCTATGATCTCGTTGCAGCTTGTTCAGGATTTGTTTTTGCGCTATCAACAGCGGAAAAAATGCTTGCTTCAGGAGTCTATAAGAGAGGACTTGTCATTGGAGCAGAGACCCTATCAAGGTCTGTCGACTGGTCAGATCGATCAACGGCAGTTTTATTTGGAGATGGTGCTGGAGGAGTTTTGCTGGAAGCGTGTGAACAACCGAGCTTTTTAGCAGAAATCTTGCGAACAGATGGCGGTCGAGGTGCTAGTCTGACAGCAGGGATAGACCAGAAAGAGACGCCATTCTCTACACAAAGCCGTCAGCAACCCTTTATCCAAATGGAGGGCAGAGCTATATTTGAATTTGCTACGAGGGATGTTACGGCAACCATGGCAGAGCTGCTAGAACAAGCTGATATGACTGTGGATTGCGTTGATTATTTCTTGCTACATCAAGCCAATATACGTATCCTAGATAAGATGGCTCGTAAATTGGGAGTGGCGCGTGAAAAATTTCCAGCAAATATGGATAAATATGGCAATACCAGCGCAGCAAGTCTTCCTATTCTCTTATCAGAATGTGTAGAGAGCGGAATGTTGCGATTGGATGGAAGCCAGACTGTTCTCATGGCTGGTTTCGGTGGAGGCCTCACATGGGGAACTCTACTCTTACAACTTTAG
- a CDS encoding acyl carrier protein, translating to MAVFEKVQEIIVEELGKDAEEVTLTTTFEDLDADSLDLFQVISEIEDAFDIQIDTEEGLTTVGDLVAYVEEKTK from the coding sequence ATGGCAGTATTTGAAAAAGTACAGGAAATCATCGTTGAAGAATTGGGTAAGGATGCTGAAGAAGTGACCCTTACAACAACCTTTGAAGATTTGGATGCAGATTCATTGGATCTTTTCCAAGTCATCTCTGAAATCGAAGATGCATTCGATATTCAAATCGATACTGAAGAAGGTTTGACAACTGTAGGCGATTTGGTTGCTTATGTTGAAGAAAAAACAAAATAA
- the fabK gene encoding enoyl-[acyl-carrier-protein] reductase FabK, translating into MKTKITELLDIQYPIFQGGMAWVADGDLAGAVSNAGGLGIIGGGNAPKEVVKANIDKVKSITDRPFGVNIMLLSPFADDIVDLVIEEGVKVVTTGAGNPGKYMERLHAAGITVIPVVPSVALAKRMEKLGVDAVIAEGMEAGGHIGKLTTMTLVRQVVEAVSIPVIAAGGIADGAGAAAAFMLGAEAVQVGTRFVVATESNAHQAYKEKVLKAKDIDTTVSASIVGHPVRAIKNKLSSAYAAAEKDFLAGKISADAIEELGAGALRNAVVDGDVINGSVMAGQIAGLVSKEESCEDILKDIYYGAAKVIKEEASRWASVGE; encoded by the coding sequence ATGAAGACGAAAATAACAGAATTGCTCGATATTCAGTATCCAATTTTTCAAGGTGGTATGGCTTGGGTAGCTGATGGAGATTTGGCTGGTGCCGTATCTAATGCAGGTGGTCTAGGAATCATCGGTGGAGGGAATGCTCCCAAAGAGGTGGTCAAGGCTAACATAGACAAGGTTAAATCTATCACGGATAGGCCTTTCGGTGTTAATATCATGCTTTTGTCTCCTTTTGCGGATGACATTGTTGACTTGGTCATCGAAGAAGGTGTGAAAGTTGTCACTACAGGAGCTGGAAATCCAGGGAAGTATATGGAGCGTCTCCATGCTGCAGGGATTACAGTTATTCCTGTTGTACCGAGTGTAGCCCTTGCTAAACGCATGGAAAAATTAGGGGTAGATGCTGTTATTGCTGAAGGAATGGAAGCCGGAGGCCATATTGGTAAATTGACCACCATGACCTTGGTTCGTCAGGTTGTTGAAGCTGTATCTATTCCTGTTATTGCTGCTGGAGGTATTGCAGATGGTGCAGGTGCAGCAGCAGCATTCATGTTGGGTGCAGAAGCGGTGCAAGTTGGAACTCGTTTTGTAGTAGCTACAGAGTCTAATGCCCATCAGGCTTATAAGGAAAAAGTTTTAAAAGCTAAGGATATTGATACAACAGTATCTGCATCCATTGTTGGACATCCTGTGAGAGCCATCAAGAATAAGTTGTCATCTGCCTATGCAGCTGCAGAGAAAGATTTCTTGGCAGGTAAAATTTCGGCAGATGCTATTGAAGAACTTGGTGCAGGAGCGCTCCGTAATGCAGTTGTTGATGGTGATGTAATAAATGGCTCAGTAATGGCTGGTCAAATTGCTGGTCTAGTTTCTAAAGAAGAATCTTGTGAAGATATTTTGAAAGATATTTATTATGGAGCAGCCAAAGTGATTAAAGAAGAGGCAAGCCGTTGGGCTTCGGTTGGAGAATAG
- the fabD gene encoding [acyl-carrier-protein] S-malonyltransferase has product MTKTAFLFAGQGSQTVGMVRDLYEYYPIVRETFDQASQILGYDIRALIDNQENKLHQTRYTQPAILTTSVAIFRLLEEEGVQPDMVAGLSLGEYSALVASGALAFEDAIALIAKRGEYMETAAPAGTGKMVAVLNTDVNLIEEICSTVTSGIVSPANYNTPAQIVIGGEVAAVDEAVELLKEAGVKRMIPLNVSGPFHTALLKPASDQLALALEQVDFADFRVPLVGNTQATVMKKDEIRLLLTRQVMEPVRFYESIATMQEAGVTNFIEIGPGKILSGFVKKIDKTAHVVAIEDIEGLQIVLNKS; this is encoded by the coding sequence ATGACAAAGACAGCTTTTCTTTTTGCAGGTCAAGGGTCTCAGACAGTGGGTATGGTTCGCGACCTTTACGAATATTACCCGATAGTTAGAGAAACGTTTGACCAGGCTAGTCAGATTCTGGGGTATGACATTCGTGCCCTAATTGACAATCAAGAGAATAAATTACATCAGACTCGCTATACCCAACCTGCTATTTTGACCACTTCTGTGGCTATTTTTCGACTACTGGAAGAAGAGGGAGTACAACCTGATATGGTAGCTGGTCTATCCTTGGGAGAATATTCAGCTCTGGTGGCATCGGGAGCTTTGGCCTTTGAAGATGCGATTGCCCTGATTGCTAAGCGTGGTGAATATATGGAAACGGCTGCGCCAGCAGGGACTGGTAAAATGGTTGCTGTTCTAAACACAGATGTCAACTTGATTGAAGAAATTTGCTCAACAGTTACCTCTGGTATTGTTTCCCCAGCCAACTACAACACACCGGCCCAAATCGTCATCGGTGGGGAGGTGGCTGCTGTGGATGAGGCAGTTGAATTGCTGAAGGAAGCAGGTGTCAAACGGATGATTCCGCTCAATGTATCTGGCCCCTTTCATACAGCACTTTTAAAACCAGCATCAGATCAGTTAGCCTTAGCTTTGGAACAGGTAGATTTCGCAGATTTTCGAGTACCATTGGTGGGAAATACCCAAGCTACAGTGATGAAAAAAGATGAGATAAGATTACTTCTAACCCGTCAAGTGATGGAACCAGTTCGTTTCTATGAGTCAATTGCAACCATGCAGGAAGCTGGTGTGACTAATTTTATTGAAATCGGTCCAGGTAAAATATTATCAGGATTTGTCAAGAAAATCGATAAGACGGCGCATGTTGTAGCCATTGAAGATATAGAGGGGTTACAAATAGTATTGAATAAATCATGA
- the fabG gene encoding 3-oxoacyl-[acyl-carrier-protein] reductase has translation MELTNKNVFVTGSSRGIGLAIAHKFASLGANVVLNGRGQLGQDLLDSFAGYGVKVLAISGDISSAQDAKRMVAEAIETLGSVDILVNNAGITKDGMALRMTEEDFDRVLKVNLTGTFNMTQAVLKPMTKAREGAIINLSSVSGLIGNAGQANYAASKAGVIGFTKAIAREVAGRNVRVNAIAPGFIQSDMTDVLSDKIKEAMIAQIPMKRFGAPEEVADVAVFLAKQEYLTGQVIAVDGGLTMQ, from the coding sequence ATGGAATTAACAAATAAAAATGTTTTTGTAACAGGTTCAAGTCGAGGAATTGGCTTGGCCATTGCCCATAAGTTTGCTAGTCTTGGTGCTAATGTGGTGCTGAACGGTCGTGGTCAGCTAGGCCAGGACTTGCTGGATAGCTTTGCAGGTTATGGTGTGAAAGTCCTAGCTATTTCAGGAGATATTTCAAGCGCGCAAGATGCCAAACGAATGGTGGCAGAAGCCATCGAAACACTCGGTAGCGTCGATATTTTGGTCAACAATGCAGGGATTACCAAAGATGGAATGGCTCTTCGTATGACAGAAGAGGATTTTGATAGGGTTCTGAAGGTAAATCTTACTGGAACTTTTAATATGACGCAGGCTGTTTTGAAACCAATGACAAAGGCTCGAGAGGGTGCTATTATCAACCTATCAAGTGTATCTGGCTTGATTGGAAATGCTGGACAGGCCAATTATGCTGCATCAAAGGCAGGTGTGATTGGATTTACCAAAGCCATTGCCCGTGAGGTTGCTGGGCGAAATGTTCGTGTCAATGCGATTGCGCCGGGTTTTATCCAGTCTGATATGACAGACGTACTATCTGACAAGATTAAAGAAGCTATGATTGCACAAATTCCTATGAAACGGTTTGGGGCACCAGAAGAAGTAGCTGATGTTGCTGTATTCCTTGCCAAGCAAGAATATCTAACAGGACAGGTGATTGCTGTTGACGGTGGCTTGACAATGCAGTAA
- the fabF gene encoding beta-ketoacyl-[acyl-carrier-protein] synthase II: MKKLNRVVVTGYGLTSPIGNTPEEFWDSLVNGKIGIGKITKFDTSEYSVHNAAEIKDFPFDKYFVKKDTNRYDNYSLYALYAAREAVANANLDTEAVDSDRFGVILSTGIGGILEIEEQVARMNEKGPKRIRPMALPKALPNMAAGNIAMQVGANGVCKCVITACASSNDALGEAFREIKFGFQDVMLAGGAEAAITPFAIGGFQALTAMSTTEDPERASIPFDKERNGFVMGEGSAVLVLESLEHAEARGATILAEIVGYGNTCDAYHMTSPHPEGLGAIKAMKLAISEAGLEPADIDYINAHGTSTPANEKGESQAIVSVFGKNTPVSSTKSFTGHLLGAAGAVEAAAVIEAMRHSYAPKTAGTTELSDYIEADVIFGQGRDMEIRHAISNTFGFGGHNSVIAFKRWEA, translated from the coding sequence ATGAAAAAATTAAATCGTGTAGTAGTAACAGGCTACGGTCTGACATCTCCAATCGGAAATACGCCAGAGGAATTCTGGGATAGCTTGGTCAATGGTAAGATTGGTATCGGAAAGATTACCAAGTTTGATACTAGTGAATACTCTGTTCATAATGCGGCCGAAATTAAGGATTTTCCTTTTGATAAATACTTTGTAAAAAAAGATACAAATCGCTACGATAACTACTCACTCTATGCTCTTTATGCGGCTCGAGAGGCCGTAGCCAATGCCAATCTCGATACAGAAGCGGTTGATAGTGACCGTTTTGGCGTTATCTTATCAACAGGTATCGGTGGTATTTTGGAAATTGAAGAGCAAGTGGCTCGTATGAACGAAAAGGGGCCAAAACGAATTCGTCCCATGGCTCTTCCAAAGGCCTTACCAAACATGGCGGCTGGTAATATTGCCATGCAGGTCGGTGCAAATGGTGTCTGCAAGTGTGTCATCACAGCCTGTGCTTCGTCAAATGATGCCTTAGGAGAGGCCTTCCGTGAAATCAAGTTTGGTTTCCAAGATGTCATGTTGGCTGGTGGAGCAGAGGCAGCCATTACTCCATTTGCAATCGGTGGTTTCCAAGCTTTGACAGCTATGTCGACTACTGAGGATCCAGAACGTGCGTCTATTCCATTTGACAAGGAACGCAATGGTTTTGTCATGGGAGAGGGTTCCGCGGTTTTAGTATTGGAAAGTTTGGAACACGCAGAGGCGCGTGGGGCGACGATTTTGGCTGAAATCGTTGGTTATGGAAATACCTGCGATGCTTACCACATGACTTCTCCACATCCAGAAGGTCTGGGTGCTATTAAGGCCATGAAGTTAGCCATTTCAGAAGCAGGTTTAGAGCCAGCAGATATTGACTACATCAATGCCCATGGCACTTCGACACCGGCTAATGAAAAAGGGGAAAGCCAAGCTATCGTATCCGTCTTCGGCAAGAATACGCCAGTTTCTTCCACCAAGTCCTTCACAGGCCACTTGTTGGGGGCAGCGGGTGCAGTTGAGGCGGCAGCTGTCATTGAGGCTATGCGGCACTCTTACGCACCAAAGACAGCTGGTACGACAGAATTGTCTGACTACATCGAGGCGGATGTCATCTTTGGTCAAGGCCGTGATATGGAAATCCGTCATGCCATTTCAAATACATTCGGCTTTGGAGGTCACAACTCGGTGATTGCTTTCAAACGTTGGGAGGCTTAA